The Luteolibacter arcticus genome has a window encoding:
- a CDS encoding HEAT repeat domain-containing protein: MKNYLIIAGLALWTAFVAFTSSGPATPSPAAPEAPARKHPQPAVKPAPRETRARTAAAAPADTARLATACEEIEAAAITYEPGAVKVIRPWLLDADPQIRQAARDGLVMLGESDAIPFLRDAASRLEDPAEVASFHEAADLLSLPAWSESDEARQMMAEIVSESDR; this comes from the coding sequence ATGAAGAACTACCTGATCATCGCCGGCCTGGCCCTCTGGACCGCCTTCGTCGCTTTCACCTCGTCCGGCCCGGCCACGCCATCCCCCGCTGCTCCGGAGGCACCGGCACGCAAGCACCCGCAGCCAGCCGTAAAACCGGCCCCACGCGAAACCCGTGCCCGCACGGCAGCAGCCGCCCCAGCGGACACGGCACGACTGGCCACGGCGTGCGAAGAGATTGAGGCAGCCGCGATCACCTATGAGCCGGGCGCGGTAAAGGTGATCCGCCCGTGGCTGCTGGATGCCGATCCGCAGATCCGCCAAGCCGCCCGCGACGGGCTGGTGATGCTCGGTGAGAGCGATGCAATCCCTTTCCTGCGGGACGCCGCGAGCCGCCTGGAAGACCCGGCAGAAGTCGCCTCCTTTCACGAGGCCGCCGACCTGCTGTCCCTGCCCGCGTGGTCCGAGTCCGACGAAGCGCGCCAGATGATGGCCGAGATCGTCAGCGAATCCGACCGCTGA
- the mntR gene encoding transcriptional regulator MntR, with translation MPARSQRTSGSVAMDDYLEQILHLIESKGYARAIDISKNLGISQASVTNMLRKLDSEGLVKHEKYRGTVLTEEGHRIAKAIIERHETLTRFLRLFGIDEETIYRDVEGMEHHVSRPTLAVIRAMADLLESRPGLLEEARAKSSDLRG, from the coding sequence GTGCCCGCGAGATCCCAGCGCACCAGCGGCTCGGTCGCCATGGATGACTACCTCGAGCAGATCCTGCATCTGATCGAGTCGAAGGGCTATGCTCGCGCGATCGACATTTCGAAGAACCTGGGGATTTCCCAAGCCAGCGTGACGAACATGCTGCGCAAGCTGGACAGCGAGGGACTAGTCAAACACGAGAAATACCGCGGCACCGTCCTCACCGAGGAAGGGCACCGGATCGCCAAGGCGATCATCGAGCGTCACGAGACGCTGACGCGTTTCCTCCGGCTGTTCGGGATCGACGAGGAAACGATCTACCGGGATGTGGAAGGCATGGAACACCATGTCTCCCGGCCGACACTGGCGGTCATCCGCGCCATGGCCGACCTTTTGGAGTCGCGGCCCGGCCTGCTGGAAGAGGCCCGGGCGAAAAGCAGCGATCTCCGCGGCTGA
- a CDS encoding GH39 family glycosyl hydrolase, which produces MTLKPISLLLFSAALAAAESFPVTITVDAARPGKDLKPIWRFFGADEPNYAYMKNGDELLGHLGSLKPKEVFFRAHSLLVTGDGTPALKWGSTNAYTEDAEGKPVYDWTIVDKIFDTYLKNGVRPYVQIGFMPQALSVKPEPYRHHWTPAAKYDDIYTGWAHPPKDWAKWEELVYQWAKHSLEKYGKDEVLKWYWQTWNEPNIGYWRGSREEFFKLHDHAIRGVRRAIPEAKVGGPDLAGGAGGDFLKSFIEHCIKGKNTATGKTGTPTDFLSFHAKGQPRHIDGRVQMGIANQLRDIDGAFAVIARYPEMKDTPIVIGESDPEGCAACQGPSLAYRNGTMYSSYTAASFPRKLDLADKHGVNLEGALTWAFEFEDQPYFAGFRSLATNGVDKPVLNVFRMFARMDGFRLPVSSDHAVSLPDLLRSGVRGKPDVSALAAMEGKKITVMAWHYHDDDLRGPDAEVRIDLLGAPKGVPKVKRYLIDETHSNSFTAWQAMGSPQQPTAEQLATLEQSCKLAEVTEAPRFIEEEKLSAVMLTLPRQGVSLLELEW; this is translated from the coding sequence ATGACCCTGAAACCCATTTCCCTCCTGCTGTTTTCGGCCGCCCTTGCCGCGGCGGAGTCGTTTCCCGTCACGATCACCGTGGATGCCGCGCGGCCGGGCAAGGACCTGAAGCCGATCTGGCGGTTCTTCGGCGCGGACGAGCCGAACTACGCCTACATGAAGAACGGCGACGAGTTGTTGGGTCATCTCGGGTCGCTGAAGCCGAAGGAGGTGTTCTTCCGCGCCCACAGCCTGTTGGTCACCGGCGATGGCACGCCCGCGCTGAAGTGGGGCTCTACGAATGCCTACACCGAGGATGCCGAGGGCAAGCCGGTGTATGACTGGACCATCGTCGACAAGATCTTCGACACCTACTTGAAGAACGGCGTCCGGCCGTACGTGCAGATCGGCTTCATGCCGCAGGCGTTGTCGGTGAAGCCTGAGCCCTATCGCCACCATTGGACCCCGGCGGCGAAGTACGACGACATCTACACCGGCTGGGCCCATCCGCCGAAGGACTGGGCGAAGTGGGAAGAGCTCGTCTATCAATGGGCGAAGCACTCGCTGGAGAAGTACGGCAAGGACGAGGTGCTCAAGTGGTACTGGCAGACGTGGAACGAGCCGAACATTGGCTACTGGCGCGGCTCGCGTGAGGAGTTCTTCAAGCTCCACGACCACGCCATCCGCGGCGTGCGACGTGCCATCCCGGAGGCGAAGGTCGGCGGTCCCGATCTTGCCGGCGGTGCAGGCGGGGATTTCCTGAAGAGCTTCATTGAGCACTGCATCAAGGGAAAGAACACTGCCACTGGCAAAACCGGCACGCCGACCGACTTCCTTTCCTTCCACGCGAAAGGTCAGCCGCGCCACATCGATGGGCGTGTGCAGATGGGCATCGCGAACCAGCTCCGCGACATCGATGGGGCCTTCGCCGTGATCGCCCGCTATCCGGAGATGAAGGACACGCCGATCGTCATCGGTGAATCCGACCCGGAAGGCTGCGCCGCCTGCCAAGGGCCATCGCTCGCCTATCGCAATGGCACCATGTATTCCAGCTACACCGCGGCTAGCTTTCCGCGGAAGTTGGATCTCGCCGACAAGCATGGCGTGAATCTGGAAGGCGCGCTCACCTGGGCATTCGAGTTCGAAGACCAGCCGTACTTCGCGGGCTTCCGCTCGCTGGCCACCAATGGCGTCGACAAGCCGGTGCTCAATGTCTTCCGCATGTTCGCCAGGATGGACGGCTTCCGTCTTCCCGTGAGCAGCGATCACGCGGTGTCCTTGCCCGATTTGTTGCGCTCTGGTGTCCGCGGAAAGCCGGATGTGTCAGCGCTGGCTGCGATGGAGGGCAAGAAGATCACCGTGATGGCGTGGCACTATCACGATGACGACCTGCGCGGCCCGGATGCCGAGGTCCGCATCGATCTGTTAGGTGCGCCGAAGGGGGTGCCGAAGGTGAAGCGCTATCTCATCGACGAGACCCATTCGAACTCCTTCACGGCGTGGCAGGCGATGGGCTCGCCGCAGCAACCGACGGCGGAGCAGCTCGCGACATTGGAACAGTCCTGCAAGCTGGCCGAAGTCACTGAGGCTCCGCGTTTCATCGAGGAGGAGAAGCTTTCCGCCGTGATGCTGACCCTGCCGCGTCAGGGCGTGAGCTTGCTGGAGTTGGAGTGGTAG